The DNA window GAATCATTAATTTTCCCTGCCCAGCTATTCATTATGATGCAACGAGCGGAGGCTAAGGGTATAAGCTGTCGGGGGCTTGTTATGTGAGCCCTGACATTACGGGGGCTCAACAATACAAAGGCGTCCAGGGCAAGTACTTGGTGCTCCGGCCGGGATTTGAACCCGGGTCACTGGCTGTCTCCGCTTAAAAGCCCGAGAGGCCAATATACTTGACCGGACTATACTACCGGAGCGTATTTGATGGAATGTCAGGCGGGTATTTTAAATTTTTTGGGATCAGTTTTAATTTGTTACTTCCTTGATTTGCTGCAGACAGCCTAAATATGATCCTAACGGAAGGGCTGAACGAATGGTGCTCACGTCTGAAGGCGTGGTGAGAAACAGGGCGTCTCCGCTGGTCGTAAAATTGTTTCCCCCCTTTTTGGTGGGACTTCTGGCAGAGTTTCAGATAATTTGTATTGCAGGCCTACCCTGAATTGTGCTGATAAAGTTCCTTATAACAGGCACTTATAGTATCAAAAGACCATTTGTCTGTGGGAATTTCTCACATCAGCGAGGCGGCAGTTTATGCAATTCTTCGTAAGATTCTATGCAGCCACCCTGACTCGGCAATGTGTTTGTGAGTGAACCCAGAGCTCGAATAGCAAGATTCGAAGTGCACCCTCTTACTACGCTAGTGAAAGATTTCACCGAATGAGTTAAGACAAGATAGCTGAAATACTTTAGAAAGGCGAAGGAAGGTAGAGGATCCTCATGTCGTGGTGGGAAGAGTATCGCGGTTACCTTAACAGGAGCCAGTATTCGCTACAACTCCTCAGCTCCAGCCTATCACCTTCAAGAAGGATCCCGGAGCCAGAGAACGTCTCCGTGACAAAACTGAACTACCAGCTCTATCCCTTCCAGGAGAGGGTGCTCGAGAGGATTCAAAGCGGGACGCTTGTGGTTGGACTTCCAACGGGCCTTGGAAAGACTTATCTCGCAGGGGCATACCTGCATCGGGAGACCGCGGGGAGGCCTTCGAGGATACTCTTCCTCACCCCATCTGTTCCTCTTGGGGTTCAGCAGACGCTGTTCGCCAGGCGCCAGCTGAACTTGGAGAATGCATTTTTTGTCTCAGGTAGCATCTCCCCCGAGAGGAGGCGAGAGCTGGGAGTTTGGAACGCAGGATTCGTTGTAACGACGCCCCAGACTTTTTACAACGACTTCCTGTCGGTTTACGAGGCGGAGATTAGAGAGGCGAAGAAGGGGGACGACCCCGTAGGGCACCTCTCCAAAGCATTGAAGAGGGAAGGCTTTGTTTTCCCGTATGGAATTGTGATAGCGGATGAGTGCCACGGCTACATAGGCGAAACCGACGGCTACGCGGTACTGGTATCCGCGAAGGCATCAGGGGCAAGGATACTTGCGCTCAGCGCTACCCCGCAGCTCCATTCCCCGAAGAGGTTTGAGGAATTGAGGAAGGTCTTTGACTCGATAGAATCAGTCTCCATAGAGGACCCTGTAATAAGGCAGCACATGCCGAGCAGAGAGATCTCGGTTTATAAAGTCCCCGCAAATGAAAAACTGATGGTCGTCTACAAGCAGCTCTACACCATCGCCAGGAGCCTCCAGGAAAGGATAGCGCAGTTGTATGGACCCGCGCATGCCAGGGGGTATTGCAGAAAGCACGGCCTCTGCATCTGCCTGATAGCACTTAGGATGATGAGGACAAGGATTGTTGAGGACGGCGCCAGTAGCGTCTCGAAGTACGGCATCTGGAGAATGAAGGAACTCAGGGAACCTGTCAAGGAGTGCGGAGGGAGAAGCGTGCTTGATCTCTACAGGGAGCTGCTGCGGGTGCAGCCAAACCACAAGATCGCGGCTGCGATTCGGCTCCTTGATGCCGAAATGTTCAGGAAAGCCATTGTATTCGTGGAGTCTGTCGAAGCTGCCAAGGAGATAGGGTGCAGGTTGCAGAGGGAGAGGGGGGTAGAAGAGGTTGCCGTGCTCGTTGGAAAGGGAGGGATGAGCA is part of the Candidatus Methanosuratincola sp. genome and encodes:
- a CDS encoding helicase-related protein, which gives rise to MSWWEEYRGYLNRSQYSLQLLSSSLSPSRRIPEPENVSVTKLNYQLYPFQERVLERIQSGTLVVGLPTGLGKTYLAGAYLHRETAGRPSRILFLTPSVPLGVQQTLFARRQLNLENAFFVSGSISPERRRELGVWNAGFVVTTPQTFYNDFLSVYEAEIREAKKGDDPVGHLSKALKREGFVFPYGIVIADECHGYIGETDGYAVLVSAKASGARILALSATPQLHSPKRFEELRKVFDSIESVSIEDPVIRQHMPSREISVYKVPANEKLMVVYKQLYTIARSLQERIAQLYGPAHARGYCRKHGLCICLIALRMMRTRIVEDGASSVSKYGIWRMKELREPVKECGGRSVLDLYRELLRVQPNHKIAAAIRLLDAEMFRKAIVFVESVEAAKEIGCRLQRERGVEEVAVLVGKGGMSMEEQASALMHFRERAGILVCTSIGEEGLDIPSADIEIWIDPPSNPKKWIQRFGRILRRSEGKAVAKTYVLVTPGTHERNKFVGVMRKVEKVYGFTQKVVEAELPKKLPKEQSRLTMFQ